In Scyliorhinus canicula chromosome 18, sScyCan1.1, whole genome shotgun sequence, a single window of DNA contains:
- the lsm4 gene encoding U6 snRNA-associated Sm-like protein LSm4, translated as MLPLSLLKTAQNHPMLVELKNGETYNGHLVSCDNWMNINLREVICTSRDGDKFWKMPECYIRGSTIKYLRIPDEIIDMVKEEVVSKGRGRGLQQQKQQQQQKGRGAGGGAGRGVFGGRGRGVAGANRGHEKKLGKLSGVKKL; from the exons ATG CTTCCCCTCTCTTTACTGAAGACGGCGCAAAATCATCCGATG CTTGTGGAGTTGAAGAACGGAGAAACCTACAATGGTCACCTGGTCAGCTGTGACAACTGGATGAATATTAACCTGCGAGAGGTCATTTGTACGTCCAGG GATGGGGACAAGTTCTGGAAGATGCCGGAATGTTACATTCGTGGCAGCACCATTAAATATCTGCGCATCCCTGATGAAATCATTGACATGGTGAAAGAAGAGGTGGTGTCAAAGGGCAGAGGTCGTGGCCTCCAGCAACagaagcagcagcaacaacagaaagggcgaggagctggtgggggtgctGGCAGAG GTGTGTTTGGTGGGCGGGGCCGTGGAGTGGCCGGAGCAAACCGAGGACACGAGAAGAAGCTGGGAAAGTTATCGGGAGTAAAGAAACTGTGA